A region of the Sarcophilus harrisii chromosome 3, mSarHar1.11, whole genome shotgun sequence genome:
cctccttttcctcctctttttcctcctcctccttctccttctcttctccctctccctccccctcccaccttCTCCCACCCAGTCCATGGCGCATATGACTCAGGAGGTCTCAGTAAATGCTAATCGAAAGAATAGTGAATGAAAAGCCGGGGCCCTCGCTGAAGTGCTGGACCCATTTCCTCAACCACAGAGGCAAACCTCAAACCCCGTGGGATCCTCACTGTTGGAGGCGTGTAGAGCGGCCCGGGGGGGCAGAGGGACAGCCCCCAGAGACAAGGCCTGGTGTGACACACGTTGTAGATGGGATATATGAGTATGGGTTTTGTTTGGGTGCATAGACATAAGTAGAGCCCATATTTATGTGccgctttaagatttacaaagcattctcAGCATTATCCCCTCTTAGATCCTCATCAGAGCCTGAGgggaggtgctgttattatcctcctCTTactgggggaaactgaggcaggtagcgGTGAGATGACTGGCCCAAGACCACCCTGTGAGGGAAcatctgaggccggatttgagcTTGGGTCTCCTTGGttgctcttcctcctctccacCGTTCCCTAGGTCCAGCACAGCAGCGTCCCCGAGAGGAAGAGGAGGCGGCGCCAggctcccttcccttcctttcccaaagGTCCGGCCCGGGCCGGGGGTTGCACAGAGCGGCAGTCCTGGCCTGGGAGGCCCCGCGCCGGGAGGCCGGCCTTGCGCTCATTCTCCTTTTCTCGCTCAGGGAGCGGGAGCCGGGTCCTGAAGAACTGCACAAGGTCCAGTGACACCGTGTGTCAGTGCACCCCAGGGACGCAGCCGGCTCAGTTCTTGAAGAGGGGAGTGGGTGAgcggctcccccctcccccagggtcTCTCAAAACCCCaagtcttcccctccccccagaagGGAACAGCTAGGAGGGACGCTAGGGGGAGGGGCGTGTGTATAagtgtatgtgagtgtgagtgtatgtgaGAGTGTTTGTGCCAGGATGCACCTGGGCAGGTGACCGTTTGAGCCTGGGCTCACGGGTGGGCTGgcagaaatgggggagggggcaggggagtGTCACGTGGTCAGGTGTGGGGAGCAGTCCCTGGGCCCCTCAGCCTGCCAGATCCGCCCTCCTCCCGtcccctccccttcccatccCCCCTCCTCTTCCAGAATGACATCCCTCCTGGCCAGTGAgagccccccgccccccccccccccccgcagggCCACGGAGCTGAGCCAGGTTGTCCTTGTCTTTGCTTCCAGAGTGCGCCCCGTGTCCCCCGGGACACTTTTCTCTGGGAGAAAACACCATGTGCAAACCGTGGACCAAGTAAGTGTGTCCCGTGGGGGGCAGGGGCCCCAAACAAGACGCACCCAGCCGCCAGGCAGCCCTCAGCCCGAGCCAGGGAGGGGCCGCGGGAAGGCTGGGGGAGCCTCCGGCTCCCTGGGTCCCAGGCCCTCCCCCTCCAGGGGCCCCAACGCCTCCCGGAGCTGAGGGGCAGCAGGCGGGCGTGGGGCGGGGCTGGCTCCCTGCCCTCTGGCCGCGCTCTCACGCCTGCCTCCCTCCGCCTTCCAGCTGCGAGGCCACAGGCAGACGGACCCAGCGGGCCGGGAGCAGCAGAGCCGACGCCCGCTGTGAGGAGGCGCGGACGTCAGGGCCGCACCCATCCCCTGCCACGCCCGCGCGGACCCCGGCCGCCAGCCCCCCGCCCACCGTGCCCTCGCGGCTCACCACCCAGCGCCTGGGGGTGCTGAGCACCCTCCCGCCGCCGCAGCCTGACAAGCCCTGGTGTAAGGATGCGCCCTGGCGTCCCCCGTCCCCCCCGCAAGCCCTCCAGGCTGGGGGAGAGGGGCAGAGCCCCCGGCGCCCAGTTCTGCTCTGGGCTCTGCTCTGTCTCATCCCTTCTCCGGGAATCCTCGTCTTTAAAACGGGGACCCTTCTCTTCGGTTCCTCTCTGCTCCCACGGCCTCCTGGGCCAGACCTGTGGCCTTCCAAGGGAATAGCTTCCACCCTCCTGGAGGGCACGAAGTCTTCACTTCCCAGCCACTTGTTTCTCCAGGGGAGCCTCCCCGGCAAGCCCCGAGGCTCTGGGGTCCAAGGCAGAGGGCTCAGGGCTGGGGCAGCAGCCGCCTCCATCCCTGGTCCTTCTCTTGCAGCCTCGTTCTCCATCATCTTCCTGGTGCTTTTTCTGCTCCTGGTCTTTGGCTTGATTTTGTTGATCCTGGGGATCTACCTGTCCAGGAGGGACAAGAGGCAGCTGCCTGCAATTTGGAAGCCCACAGGTGAGTGCTCCcctctccctgccttcctccccacctccctccgACAAATGAGCAGAGGACGTGGGGGAATGGCAACAGGAGCAGTGTACCAAGGCAGGGAGGTTGCTGGGGGACTGAGTTCCTGAGTGGAGGGCTCCGTCTGTCCCTCCAAAGGTGTCCTCCCCACTGCTCCAAGGCctgtcccttctccctccctccccagggcCATACAGCTTCCGGATGCCCATCCAAGAGGAACACCAGTACAGCCTAGCCAAGGTCTGAGCCTCGGAGAGCACCCCTGGAGGCCATCCCAGGCCCCGCCTCCCAGGACTGGCTGGACTCGCTGTGGGAAGGCTGCGGGCCTCGGGGGACTCTGcctctcactttctctcctcccctccctccaagCTCCTCTTCCAGCAGCCCAGACTCCTAGACCCCGGGGCTTGTTGGGTTTCCTCTGCATCTCTTTCTGAAGGGGGCCACCTTGGCGTCCAGCGTAGCGAGAAGCTCCTCTAGTTCTTGGGGTTTTTCAGGGGCTCAGCCCATACGAAGCCCCCAGTCTGAGAGCTGGAGGGAACCTCCAGGACTGTTGtcccatccacacccagagaagtCCCCCCCCGCGGTAACATCCGAGCGAGGGGCAGACTGCTCCACAGCCCACGGCGGTTCCCCAGTGGAAGGAGTGTCCCTGGGCAGCTGGGGCTGGCGTCCCTGCGCTCTGGGAGGAATCCCCTGAGCTTTCCTGCTTCCTCTTTTCCAAAATGGGGATGTTGGGTGAGATGCTCTGGAAGGCCTCTCGGCTCTGCCTGAGGGGCCTTTGAGAGTCACTAACCATTTTACAAACACACAAAGACCTGAGTTTCTCCCATGGAAAGATTCTCGGGGACAGAGGCCTAAGGAAGAgcatcctccctcctcccatcttTCCCCACCCTAGCTCAGCCCCAAAGCCCCATCCTGCTTCTGGCTTCTCCAGTCCAGATGCAGATGGCTTCAGGGCCCCCACTGTCTCTGCTGACCTGGCTCAGAATGGGGGCTTTTCtggcctccctccctcttcctccttctcctcttcctctttctcccctcctcctcctcctcttcttcctccttctctttctgttaCCTTGTTCCCCGAGGTCCCAGATGCTGATTCACATTCACACTCACAGCCATGTTCTTCTTTACAgccctctcctcttcccattcaaaaaagagagagaacccCGTGGTCACTATCCCACTCTCCAGACATGgtatctcctctctcccctcgGACCTACCCCTGTTTCAAGTCTCTGACACGctgtctcccttcccttccccccgtGACTGGCCACTCTCTCCAGGCCTACCTCCCCCTTCCCTGTTTCTGGACATACCCCCCACTCTCTATGGTAGCTGAGTCCCGAGCTGCTCGGGGTGGGATAGAGGGACCAAATGGGGTCTGCCCTGAATATTCACCCCCATGGGGTGTCCTTGACCTGTGGTTGGACCCTCGAGTGGACCTTGGGTCTCCTTCCAGCGAGCTGAGTTTACCCTCTGAGGCTGAGTGGTGAACGCTGAGAGCAGCTCCTGCCTAGCGGCCCTGCTGCTGATGTCTGCAACTCTCTATGTGGTTTATTATATAAACTCTTGGGCCCGTGAGCAGGCCTGGAACCTGGGCCTGGAGGCTCTTTGCCCAGTGTGCGgagtggggagggaaaaaggaggggggagagagagagagagagagagagagagactgagaaaggagaggaggagaaggaaggaaggaaaaagaaagggaagacaagagaaaaggagggagagagcaagacagagaaagagagaaaggaaagagaaagaacagaggagagaggaagagacagagcaagagagaaagaggaaagaaaaggaaagatggagacagagagaaagaggacagaaagaaaaggagagagagagacacaaagatcaagacagagaaagagagaaaggaaagaaaaggagaaagaaaatgagagatggAGACCGAGAGAAAgaggatagagaaagagaaaaggagagaaagaaaaaaaggagaaagggagagatagagtgagacagaaagagagaaagaggagagaggatgagaagagagaaaagaggagagaaagaaatagaaaagagaacaaGAGGGTGAGAGAGCACACCCATGCTGTTGTTTTCTCTCAGTTCTCCTGCTGGCTTGCTGTGTGAGCCtgcacagcttattcagccagtACAACTCTCCTGTTTCTGCGCTGAGCTCCAAGCCCCTACGTCCCCACCTGGGCCCGTGCCCTCCTCCATATGCTCTGGGCAGTTGTTCAAGGCTTTCTTCCCTCCGTGGCACTCTCCCATCCCCACTGCACGTCCATCGGTGTCAGGGCGCACTGTTTTAGGTGCCCCTCATGGCAGGATGACGGGCTGGGAGTCCTCCTGACAAACCCTGCTCTCCGTGCTCCTCGCTAGTGGCCGAGCTAGACAGCAGTGTCCTGGGTCGTTCTGGGAACCATGGGGAGAGGGGCGCTGGCCgtctctccctccctgtccctctccccaTTCCCCCTCCCTCCATCACACAGTGCTCACTAACAATGGCTTCTTTGTGAGAGGCAGGCAAGTGTGGTGGGAGGATGGTGGGATGCACTTCGAGTCCAGAAGTTCTGGATTCAAATAATgactcagacacatattagctctGTGATATCTGTGATATCTTGACCAGAGCAGGTTGGTCTGTCttactgggtctcagtttcctcatctataaaatgagaagaataacagcacctacctcacaggattgttgtgagggccAGAGAAAATCACCCAGGGAAGCACTTGCCAGCCCGGACCTGTGAGCTGCTATTTACTGTTAGTGAGCGCCACATTCCCATTCTGCCTGCCCACCCCTGACTTAGTCTTCTCGCCTCTAAAATAGGTAGCTATTTCATTAGTCCTGATTTGAAAACCAGCAATCacaataacaaataacaataacaaaataagagTCTCTGGCTACTTCTCCTCCCTACCCCAACCCTCAGGTaaaatccaaagaaatcatatttgTGAAATCAGTATTGTTTACACAGATGAATCAATGGAAAATCATGGCACTGCAATTCAATAAACAGTAAGCCCCTTCTGTGTTTAAGGTTTTATTACTGGCCCCAATGGTACAAAGATTAAAATCTAAATAGCTTCTGTCCTcagggaatgatttttttttgagaatataaTACAcgcagaaaaaataaattatttgaggaGGGTGTGCATCAGGGGAGGCTTTATAGATGCAAATGCTCAGAGGTGGGAGACTGAGTCCATGTGGAGTCCGGAGTCCAGTTTGTTTGGAACATAGAAtatacaaaaggaaacaaaatgaaataaaatttgagatGGAGGCTGGAGCCAGGTTGTGGGCCTCCTGAGGAGACTGGATTCATCCTAGAGCATTCTAGAGTTTTTCATTTGGGATCTGtgaactttttctctctttgcaaCTCCATGTATTTTAAATtgcacatttaaaaacatgattctgagaagatgtCCATGGGATTCATGGTCAGAGGGGTCTTtgatacaaaaaaggaaaggaacccCTTTGCTGGTGGgaatagggagctattgaaggTTGCTGAACAGGACATTGACATGCTCATCTTGAGTAGGGAAGTGTAATGAGCCGAATAGGTGGCccagtgcatagagcactagatctagagtcaagaagagcagagttcaaattcagactggCATTTATTACTTgcatatacaatttaaaaataaaggcagtgcctgccctcaaggagcttacattcttttaaaaaaaattttatttttccaaatacaggcaaagataattttcagcattcacttttgtaaaattcctgtgttccaaatatttctttctctctttccccttccctcctccccaagacaacaaacaatttGAAATGGGCtgaacatgggcaattcttctaaatatatttatcatgctgcacaagaaaaatcaaaagaaaaaaatatgagaaatgaaaaccccaagaaaacaaaaaacagcaaatgtgaaaatcctatgttttgatccacactcaagtgtcaaggaacttatattatttttccccaaaatttattttataagaaaaaagaaaagcagaaaagaaatacaaaacaaaatgaaacaaaacaaaagagaacattgtcctgTGCCCAGCTGAACACCagggagaatttaaaatatataaatacaaataccaggaacttatattctaatggagaaaaagaaacacagcAAAAGGAATTAGTCAGAAAGAGGGTAGGGATCCTGGGGAAGACTGGACAAGTGGTGAAATGTGGTGATTCAGGAATAGAGCTGGgtctgagaattttcttttttttaatttatttttaatacacattgctttgtgaatcatgttgggagaaaaaatcagagcaaaagggaaacaccatgggagaggaaaaaaaaaaacagaaaaaagaagtgagcatggCATTGTTGATTtattcaggctccatagttctttttctgaatgcagatgaggTTTTCCATgcaaagtttattagaattgttttatatcatatatatgatatagacTGAGAAGACCCAAGTCTTTCCTGGtcgatcatcgcacattcttgatgttattgtgtgcaaggtgttcctggttctgctcatttcaatccccataagttcatgtaaatcttttaagcctttctaaaatcagctttaatagaacaataatattccattaccttcatgcaccataatttattcagccattccccaattgaagggcatccactcatttcccagagagTTATCTTTTTCCCAAGCATCTTCAATAATGTGGCGATTTGCACGGCACACCCAGTGAACCAGAAACCAGGAGACCCGTGTCCCTGTTCCCACCAGTGCCAACCTTTGTGCCACTCAGCAATCAGAGCAATCACAACCAAACCCTAGAATCACATGCCCAGACCAGGAAGTGACATCGGGGCCCAACTAGACCAACTCCCTTGTTTATAGATGAGACAACTCGTCTGTCCTCAGGAGGTTGTGATCTGCTGAAAGCCACTAGAGCGTGAGGAAACGTGCTGAGATCTAGGAGGATGAAGAAATAACGATCAGATGGGCATGAGAACCAGGAAAGTAGCTCCAAAGAAGCAGGAGAAGAGTAAAATATGAGAGAAGGGAAAGGCGACCGCCATTAAGAAACTGGACCTTGGACAGCAGCCTCAGAGCAGAAGCTAGATCCCAAGTGCTTGGGAGGTAGAAGTGGAGGGTGTTCTATGGCCTTAAATCTCCCTGAAGCTCTCAACTCTATCGGTGACTTTCTTATCCCtgctcctctcttctctctagattttttcctcctggttcccttcttccttctcagtttcctcatctggatcTTCATCACTAAATGCTCACTAAATGTAGGTGTTCCCCAAAATTCTGTTCTgggctctcttttcttctcccgcTAGACTATTTCACTTGGGGATTTCATCAGCTTCCTGGTTCAATGATAATCTCTCTGAAATTGAtttttcagatctatttatccTGCCTTATAGTCATTCCCCTGACCACCAGTCTTATagcttccttttttaaattgaattaatttagtaatttatataataaaacaagtatttccatcacgtgatatttaataaaaaagatgatttcacataaatctgcaaatctattatgaacaatttgctattccttttaaatctataacaaaattatcatgtaaatttctttttttcccttctttccccactttCCACCCTAGAGATGGTTACTGttagattcaaatatataaaatcattctgtACATcttctacttatcagttctttctctggatgcagacagtaTCTTCCTTCCTATGGTCTTTGTAATTAATTagagtatttataatagttaaaatgacttaCTTCACTTAAAGTCATTATTAAAAGTATTGCTCTTACTGTatttaatgttctcttggttctgctcatctcactcttttttttttccacaggcaattggggttaagggacttacccagggtcccacagccaggaagtgttaagggtctgagaccacatttgaactcagatcctcttgacttcagggctggtgctctatccactgagccactagATGCCCCTGCTCATCTCACTCTTCAGCTGTCTATGATTATATTGGAGACATCTTTAACTCAATATGTCCCAAACTGAACTTGTTATTTTCTATCTTCCCAAAAGCCCCCCATTAGAACCCCCCATTACTATCTCAGTATCATTCTCAGTCACTTAGGCTCACAAGTGTCACCCTTAACTCTTCATTCCTACCCCCTctatccaatttgttgccaatATTTTGGTACCATCAACCCAAGCTTCCTACCATTTCTTGTCtatgtccccttctcttccctgatGCTACCACTACTCTGGTGCGGGACCTCACCACTTCCCTCCTGGACCATTGTAGGAGTCTGcctccaatctctccccactcaactgtcaaattgatcttcctaaagcacatgtCACCACCATCTTCATCTCCTTTCAATAAACtcctgtggctccctattacttccaggatcaaatagaaaacgCTCTATTTAGAATCCAAAGCTCTTCCTAACCTGACTCCTTCCTACCATTCCACTCTTCTCCTACCTTACTTTCCTCTACATAGTCTATGAATGAGGGGGCATGGGACTCCAAAGTATGGACAGAGCAAAATTGAGCTGGGTGATTGACAGGGTCAAGATTGTTAAGGCTTGAGCCCAGcctgggaggagagagagggatagaataaAACGCACATAAAAAGGGCGAGGACAGGTAGGCttgagtcagtcaataaacatttattaagcacctactaggtgccTAAGTGAATAGTGCGCTGGATcggcagtcaggaagactcatcttcctgaattcaaatctggcttcagacacttaccagctgtgtgagcctggcaaagtcatttcaccctgtttgcctcagtttcctcatctgtaaaatgagctggagaagtataTGGCAAACCTttctagtaactttgccaagaaaactccaaatggggtcacaaaaagttggacgtggcagagaaatgactgaacaatatatGCCGAGCACTGGGCTAAGAGCTGGAGATATAAAAAGCAAAAGGCAAACTCTGCTCTCAGTGAACTTAGAGCAGTGAGGCAGGGCGGAGATGGAAGACAGGAGGTGATGATCAGAGAAGAGATATGATAATTCAATGTGGTGGAAGAGGAACATTGGGAGGTCATGTGGAGATCTAAAGTTGTGACTCAATTTGCAGAGAGCTGAGAGTGGGAGATGTAGGTCAGGAGAGGCAAGGAGGTTGAATTGGGGAAATTGGGTTATTTGAGGGGATCTCATCTTAAATTCTGAAGTCCTTGAGCATGAGGGCAAGGGTTGGAGTAGAGAGGGGGCAACTgctgagggagaagggagagtgaCTTGGCAATAGATTGAATGTTAGACCTTGACTCAAGAAGAattggttcaaattctgactcaaacacttactagttgtgcaatcaatcctgggcaagtctcttaacacctgctggtctgtttcctcatttataatatgggaataatgctagcacctactttccagcaTTGTCATGAaagtcaaatgagatgatatttgtaaagtgcttagcacagcacctggcacataataaatactcatttcctcccttcattcctttcttctcttgacCATAAATTTGGAGCTGAGgacaactttttcttttcttttctttctttctttctttctttctttctttctttctttctttctttctttctttctttctttctttctttctttctttctttcttggcaattggggttaagtgacttgcccaaggtcacacagatatgaagtgttaagtgtctgagtccagatttgaactcaggttttcctgatttcagggtcagcactctatccactg
Encoded here:
- the TNFRSF4 gene encoding tumor necrosis factor receptor superfamily member 4, yielding MTDRQRHPWRPVTLLWLLAAQMPPASLQPCGKFSYSVEGKCCSYCKPGFEMASRCTGSRDTGCRPCHEGLFNEGFSNEFCQPCTQCNVGSGSRVLKNCTRSSDTVCQCTPGTQPAQFLKRGVECAPCPPGHFSLGENTMCKPWTNCEATGRRTQRAGSSRADARCEEARTSGPHPSPATPARTPAASPPPTVPSRLTTQRLGVLSTLPPPQPDKPWSSFSIIFLVLFLLLVFGLILLILGIYLSRRDKRQLPAIWKPTGPYSFRMPIQEEHQYSLAKV